The Caulifigura coniformis genome includes a region encoding these proteins:
- the mobF gene encoding MobF family relaxase, giving the protein MTTVEPVSGADYYLKNISFNYLNEGGESPGQWSGLGAETLGLAGLLDGEHFQRVLAGYHPRQNKALVQMKRSSPPVVNPTDGANAVKVIAPPIAHRPGFDVTFLPPKSVSALWAVSNQLLRREIEQAFDLAVKATLEWLEREVHLTRRGQGGWRRELAKLVLASFDHVQNRNGEPLLHRHVVFCNVCQREDGTFGTLDSKTLHNWVRTLGPMFRANLAKNLRDDLGLELVAANGEERGGKAAGWFEIAGVPESLTKQWSSRRAEIVEAIEGQGTPIGQSSAKARSNATLTTRKAKDLAVPREQLHERWQKEAAQHGFTPEKAAQLVGQAREVPQSDLYAQAWAESLKELTHGEAHFTERLVIQKVCEKLQTGHLCGIDIADRVRHDLRYSPEIVPLQDQGADKQFTTKEMWDLEEKLLQQVDALKNRTGAQVSDKVVAKTLKQSSHLDEEQAAAVRRLLTSDSAIRTMTGVAGAGKSTTLDTVKDGFELAGYRVIGGALSGVAKEELAEKTGMSARTVESYLYHLDKTPEERLKERAKHEFRQIWRAATGKSTWKKESVSLDAKTVLVLDEASMLDTRSMQRLVQHVEKAGATLILVGDNKQLQPILAGMPMRGLVETTPNSHLTVNRRQLDIQDKAAVQAVREGNAAEAIKNYADRGRVTVGEDRRDTIEKLVETWTKEGGARRPEDIAVYVQTKKEAAEINRLCQEQRLKAARTPHLVFVKNGHERYFRGDRVMFHKPNRMYGGIENGHKATVISVDPIRSEIKVRLDRMPANPFGGKTPTNIVTIPVRKFGDAVSLGYASTTHKGQSQTVKNSLVLMGGPMTDQPLAYVQLTRAKKSTQIFVDKSHAGEDLKDLVAAIEKPRAKTMAHDHARRPSQGPELTHEHSHEPR; this is encoded by the coding sequence ATGACAACCGTCGAGCCGGTGTCAGGGGCTGACTACTACCTGAAGAATATCAGCTTCAACTACCTCAACGAAGGTGGAGAGTCTCCGGGGCAGTGGTCCGGCCTTGGTGCCGAGACGCTGGGACTGGCCGGTCTGCTCGACGGAGAACATTTCCAGCGCGTTCTCGCCGGATATCATCCGCGGCAGAACAAAGCCCTCGTCCAGATGAAGCGCTCGTCGCCGCCGGTCGTCAATCCGACTGACGGAGCGAACGCGGTCAAGGTGATCGCACCGCCGATCGCTCATCGTCCGGGTTTCGACGTCACGTTCCTGCCGCCGAAGAGTGTTTCTGCGCTGTGGGCGGTTTCCAATCAGTTGCTTCGACGGGAGATCGAGCAGGCGTTCGACCTTGCCGTGAAGGCGACGCTCGAATGGCTCGAACGGGAAGTCCACCTCACGCGTCGTGGGCAAGGAGGCTGGCGTCGTGAGCTGGCCAAGCTGGTCCTCGCCAGTTTCGATCACGTCCAGAACCGCAACGGGGAACCGTTGCTCCACCGGCATGTCGTGTTCTGCAACGTCTGTCAGCGCGAAGACGGGACATTCGGGACGCTCGATTCGAAGACCCTGCACAATTGGGTCCGCACGCTGGGACCGATGTTCCGGGCCAACCTGGCCAAGAACCTGCGGGATGACCTCGGACTGGAACTGGTCGCGGCCAACGGCGAGGAACGCGGGGGCAAAGCGGCGGGCTGGTTCGAGATCGCGGGTGTTCCCGAGTCACTGACGAAGCAGTGGTCGTCGCGCCGCGCGGAGATCGTCGAAGCCATTGAGGGCCAGGGAACGCCGATCGGCCAGAGTTCGGCCAAGGCCCGGTCGAACGCCACGCTGACCACGCGCAAGGCCAAAGACCTGGCCGTCCCGCGCGAGCAGCTGCACGAGCGGTGGCAGAAGGAGGCGGCTCAGCACGGGTTCACGCCGGAGAAGGCGGCGCAGCTCGTCGGGCAGGCCCGGGAAGTTCCGCAGTCCGATCTCTACGCCCAGGCGTGGGCGGAGTCGCTGAAGGAACTGACGCACGGCGAGGCTCACTTCACGGAGCGGTTGGTGATCCAGAAAGTCTGCGAGAAGTTGCAGACGGGCCACCTGTGCGGCATCGACATTGCCGACCGGGTGCGGCACGACCTGCGGTACTCGCCCGAGATCGTTCCGCTGCAGGATCAGGGGGCCGACAAGCAGTTCACCACGAAGGAGATGTGGGACCTCGAAGAGAAATTGCTCCAGCAGGTCGATGCGCTGAAGAACCGCACCGGAGCCCAGGTCTCCGACAAGGTCGTCGCCAAGACGCTCAAGCAGAGTTCCCATCTCGATGAGGAACAGGCCGCGGCCGTTCGCCGGTTGCTGACCAGCGACAGTGCCATCCGCACGATGACGGGCGTGGCGGGGGCGGGGAAGAGCACGACGCTCGATACCGTCAAAGACGGCTTCGAACTTGCCGGATACCGAGTGATCGGAGGCGCTCTGTCCGGCGTGGCCAAAGAGGAACTGGCCGAGAAGACCGGCATGTCGGCCCGCACGGTCGAGTCGTATCTGTATCACCTCGACAAGACGCCCGAGGAGCGTCTCAAGGAGCGGGCCAAGCACGAGTTCCGCCAGATCTGGAGAGCGGCCACCGGCAAATCAACCTGGAAGAAGGAGAGTGTCTCGCTCGATGCCAAGACGGTGCTCGTCCTCGACGAGGCCTCGATGCTCGATACGCGCTCGATGCAGCGGTTGGTCCAGCATGTCGAGAAGGCGGGCGCCACGCTGATCCTGGTCGGCGACAACAAGCAGCTGCAGCCGATCCTGGCCGGGATGCCGATGCGGGGACTGGTCGAGACGACGCCGAATTCTCATCTGACCGTCAATCGCCGCCAGTTGGACATTCAGGATAAGGCGGCCGTCCAGGCGGTTCGCGAAGGCAACGCAGCCGAAGCCATCAAGAACTACGCCGACCGCGGCCGGGTGACGGTGGGCGAGGATCGTCGGGACACGATTGAGAAGCTGGTCGAGACCTGGACGAAGGAGGGGGGCGCTCGCCGTCCCGAAGACATCGCCGTCTATGTTCAGACGAAGAAGGAAGCCGCGGAGATCAATCGCCTCTGTCAGGAGCAGCGTCTGAAGGCCGCGCGAACGCCGCACCTCGTCTTCGTGAAGAACGGCCACGAGCGGTACTTCCGCGGCGACCGCGTGATGTTCCATAAGCCCAATCGCATGTATGGCGGCATCGAAAATGGCCATAAGGCCACCGTGATCTCTGTCGATCCGATTCGCAGCGAAATCAAAGTTCGCCTGGATCGGATGCCTGCGAATCCGTTCGGCGGAAAGACGCCGACGAACATCGTCACGATCCCGGTCCGGAAGTTCGGCGACGCGGTCTCCTTGGGCTATGCCTCGACGACGCATAAGGGGCAATCGCAGACAGTCAAGAATTCGCTCGTGCTTATGGGCGGGCCCATGACGGACCAGCCGCTGGCCTACGTGCAGCTCACGCGGGCCAAGAAGTCGACGCAGATCTTCGTCGACAAGTCGCACGCCGGTGAAGACCTCAAAGACCTCGTTGCGGCGATCGAGAAACCCCGAGCGAAGACGATGGCCCACGACCACGCTCGGCGTCCTTCTCAGGGCCCAGAACTCACACACGAACACAGTCACGAACCGAGGTAG
- a CDS encoding type IV secretion system DNA-binding domain-containing protein: protein MKSPRPPLRFGSLELPDDVAPNHFLYSGTTGSGKTTLLRLTMQSALHRVGLDDDLRAVVNDDKQDFVPILKSIAPHADLMIMHPFDERGCAWDLQADIREPQTAVELAFTLVPQLPESQPFFSDATRHLVLGVMLSFLLSGVEWTLADLLRVLQSRRLLKAVLRKHPETREIVALYLRDAKLAANILSTVATKFMAFGPVAAAWEHAKRRVSLTEWSQTGSIWVLGNSEISKTPIRTLNRAMFKRATDITLSQPESWTRRNWFFLDELSEAGKLDGLVSFAKKGRSKGGCLAVSFQSIEGLRDSQLYGQHVSEDFLGQLGHKFIGRVESAASAEWASQLIGDQEIEQISTSRTSSKDGTSRTVSRQNAIRRAVLPGQFMDFPPCNRRNGLTGVFFVPEVGVFGDALDGEVLFDELLWPPADVPAFVSRPVDCQYLRPWTAERATYFGIPERRPPSPKPPEQERRPEIDRDDLDDLFS from the coding sequence ATGAAGTCTCCCAGGCCCCCGTTGCGCTTCGGCTCCCTCGAATTGCCGGACGATGTCGCTCCCAACCACTTCCTCTATTCCGGGACAACCGGAAGCGGGAAGACCACATTGCTTCGCCTCACGATGCAATCGGCGCTGCATCGAGTCGGTTTGGACGACGACCTTCGCGCCGTGGTGAACGACGACAAGCAAGACTTCGTGCCGATCCTGAAATCGATTGCGCCTCATGCTGACTTGATGATCATGCACCCGTTCGATGAGCGGGGATGTGCCTGGGATCTGCAGGCCGATATTCGTGAGCCGCAGACTGCCGTCGAGCTGGCCTTTACGCTCGTTCCGCAGCTTCCCGAATCGCAGCCGTTCTTCTCGGATGCCACGCGCCACCTCGTGCTGGGCGTCATGCTGAGCTTCCTGCTGAGCGGTGTCGAATGGACGCTGGCCGACCTGCTGCGTGTTCTGCAGTCCCGACGATTGCTGAAGGCCGTCCTTCGCAAGCATCCCGAAACCCGCGAGATCGTGGCTCTCTACCTTCGCGACGCGAAGCTGGCCGCGAACATCCTCAGCACGGTCGCCACCAAGTTCATGGCGTTCGGTCCCGTGGCGGCGGCGTGGGAGCATGCCAAGCGGCGCGTGTCGCTGACGGAATGGAGCCAGACCGGCAGTATCTGGGTGCTGGGCAATTCCGAGATCTCAAAGACTCCGATCCGGACGCTGAACCGGGCGATGTTCAAGCGGGCGACGGACATCACCCTCAGTCAGCCCGAATCCTGGACTCGACGGAACTGGTTCTTCCTCGACGAACTGTCGGAAGCCGGAAAGCTGGATGGACTCGTGTCGTTCGCCAAGAAGGGCCGTTCCAAGGGGGGCTGCCTGGCGGTGTCGTTTCAGTCCATCGAGGGCCTCCGCGACAGCCAGTTGTACGGCCAGCACGTCAGCGAAGACTTTCTCGGTCAGCTGGGACACAAGTTCATCGGCCGCGTTGAAAGCGCTGCCAGCGCCGAGTGGGCTTCGCAGCTCATCGGTGACCAGGAGATCGAACAGATCAGCACCAGCCGCACGAGTTCCAAGGATGGGACGTCGCGGACGGTGTCACGTCAGAACGCGATCCGTCGCGCCGTGCTACCCGGCCAGTTCATGGACTTCCCGCCCTGCAATCGGCGAAACGGACTGACGGGCGTGTTCTTCGTCCCCGAAGTGGGCGTGTTTGGCGACGCGCTCGACGGCGAAGTTCTGTTCGATGAACTGCTGTGGCCACCAGCCGACGTTCCGGCGTTTGTGTCGCGTCCGGTGGATTGCCAGTACCTCCGGCCGTGGACAGCCGAACGTGCCACGTACTTCGGAATTCCGGAGCGGCGTCCGCCGAGTCCGAAGCCACCCGAGCAGGAGCGTCGTCCCGAGATCGATCGTGACGATCTCGACGACCTGTTCTCGTAA
- a CDS encoding DUF4011 domain-containing protein, translating to MQSINESLASEPQDNGCTAVGSVDAPSASATSGNNGLPIHSIEEKLRGQIEGWRRRLLDLGNRNALIKCSFDKSRGVVEIVHPSCETVWQELVTDSEAGSVSMRLPWRRDLVPPPADWSATSSMAAEGSNPASGAETKKPKEKEWDPPLSECLASDRLQETDLIADFSDKTLDRRLRTLNGYAALSLSEQGVHCLYMVFGFLKWFESIDSEEPIFSPLMLVPVSLSRRTADAPWEIFEAEDDAIENRCLRERLRQDFKLTLPPLPDIDQLEADGSRLDYLASIRQAIAGNDRWEVVDRCVLGRFAFPKVAMWQDLGDHGPAVLSHLLCRSIGGDTAIGPGQVFGAADGLPEARRLDDEIAPGEIKAILDCDSSQLEAVVAARRGVSFVLDGPPGTGKSQTIANIIADALAEGRKVLFVSEKVSALEVVKRRLDDAGLGEFCLECHSSKANRKAILDELKWCLDLPTEVYNDARPKLKEAHDRRRALNDYVRSIHRAREPLGLSAFELFGRVSHLNRQGLSTKTRCNLPAVSTVDPSTMSRWLDLLGQAKDVTEVLENHDAHPWRGCLLTARTLSLTDDLQYHLSTLIRAFRLIDESTRRLSTAGLLPFPVSPGRMGELSKLLKETLSIPEVPQSWFLNPQRISGAVLQRIEADGTILDQLGRLESYVTDVADHFPIEAAEWLSQPVALASLERIKSPVPSTLRAQRDALAAIRSTIAELESASIDSNSSLTTLIQRLTLPLRAALPIGSIPKFAKLARIIADSLPMRPAWFDADRVPAIRRLVEDSLSKVGRLKQIQAASTSVTTDQLGLLGRSSLDLDSLRGAWKQVSPHCPGIDHASLIQLKTILASATGMLRRIQPATTALLGSVGVSTPVPLNLSRLKALLEATPSVLSAAPIHGAWNDATVRARLKHASESAIGDLAEAAEIRERLQERMSHRAFKSSAADLAVRGAQYGSIVRRWTGGFGAFQKEVSELYKNGVPSAKQLLGDLSDLRKHHARVNDCREAASELSDSLPSSHSAEDVTAWTKIGHGVTAVELLASTVPEIATALPKASIACDAASANRSLESLQADVAQIECLLQGTPLQHTLNQADELEVVLAKIERQLEDAETVLEGFAATRHQFSPEPDLNSWLSTLELAKEHASLKDQLAASADLNPEVMPSGDSAEDATWKRIRSGVELAEKVRPLVKSPDPVIESFCGQAEIDPTTIHETADRLEETHQRFIQALQQALEVVNLSTTEATSEETQRQTLESLLARVRGIGSGLDERLGRLTPLERLIRENTDVAVEDLHQHSLIVGDIRAARFRRIEADEILTTLQATRPDELEAGGFDAADWLAAATVTPICKSVATDPQVRNEVSIASEKIRVAGSPEFAAAWKFLRSLFDVKASVSVGFVPFETPVGELAERLQSLIESAPALDEWLKFSRWQQEMIAAGFGEVVSELIRGSFSPEEAVDVVTARFYRQVFDHLAENDPLLRDFDLEAHDRLRKRFRELDEWEVRAAATQIRQYQLGRSDRPRPGWNIPVTSELGILQKEIQKKRRHLPLRRLFAEIPGVLQRLKPCIMMSPLSVSTFLQSETIRFDLVIFDEASQVFPWDAIGAIYRGSQLIVAGDEQQLPPTDFFSRSEGETDDENEEGDEIGDFGSILSVCKSINMPGKRLRWHYRSRREPLITFSNRHFYEGELVTFPSVRDASHDAVTLDLVPDGKWLDQKNIPEAERIADLIIAHHRSSRHASLGVIAFNRSQQRAIEDILFERRKKDPEIDSLLSAGLSEPLFIKNLENVQGDERDVILLSMGFARNEAGKFSKNFGPLSRKGGQRRLNVAVTRAREQLTFVASVRAADMDLTPSMSLGAHLLKAYLEYAERGVDSMANQATLTNGQSESPFEQEVATALIARGLEPVPQVGCGGFRIDLALKHPKWPGRFCLGIECDGATYHSSHTARDRDRIRQSVLEQLGWQIVRVWSTDWVRQPERQIEKILKAYEKASVVEEWPLPEVASASAEEASPDLDLQPRIVEQKQQASRSFGSIDEVSSEQIRTVLAEIVRGAGATPEDDLMRLAARQLGFGRTGRKIRERIEETLHGAIRSGTFQRTDDRIALVR from the coding sequence ATGCAGTCAATTAATGAATCCCTGGCATCGGAGCCGCAGGACAACGGCTGCACGGCGGTTGGTTCTGTGGATGCGCCGTCAGCCTCGGCTACGTCAGGCAATAATGGATTGCCAATCCATTCGATCGAGGAAAAGCTCCGGGGCCAGATTGAGGGCTGGCGTCGGCGACTGCTGGATTTGGGCAATCGGAATGCACTGATCAAGTGCTCCTTTGACAAGTCGCGAGGTGTCGTCGAGATCGTCCATCCGTCGTGCGAAACGGTCTGGCAGGAGTTGGTGACCGATTCCGAAGCCGGGAGCGTCTCGATGCGGCTTCCCTGGCGTCGCGATCTCGTTCCTCCTCCAGCGGACTGGAGCGCCACGTCGTCGATGGCGGCTGAAGGGAGCAATCCGGCGAGTGGGGCCGAGACCAAGAAGCCAAAGGAGAAGGAGTGGGATCCCCCGCTGTCGGAATGCCTGGCATCCGATCGCCTCCAAGAGACGGACCTTATTGCCGACTTTTCGGACAAGACACTCGACCGACGGCTCCGAACTCTGAACGGATACGCGGCGCTGTCGCTCTCCGAGCAAGGCGTACATTGCCTCTACATGGTGTTTGGATTCTTGAAGTGGTTTGAGAGCATCGACAGTGAAGAGCCGATCTTCTCACCGCTGATGCTCGTTCCGGTCTCGCTTTCCCGGCGAACTGCAGATGCGCCCTGGGAGATCTTCGAAGCGGAAGACGACGCCATCGAGAACCGCTGCCTCCGCGAGCGATTGAGGCAGGATTTCAAATTGACGTTGCCGCCGCTGCCGGACATCGACCAATTGGAGGCCGACGGATCAAGGCTGGACTATCTCGCTTCAATTCGGCAGGCCATTGCTGGCAACGATCGCTGGGAGGTGGTTGATCGCTGCGTCCTCGGCCGCTTCGCATTTCCGAAAGTTGCGATGTGGCAAGACCTCGGTGATCACGGGCCCGCCGTGTTGTCGCACCTTCTCTGTCGCTCAATCGGCGGCGACACGGCAATCGGACCGGGACAAGTGTTTGGAGCCGCGGACGGACTGCCGGAGGCTCGCCGCCTGGATGACGAAATTGCGCCAGGCGAAATCAAGGCCATTCTCGACTGCGATTCGAGCCAATTGGAGGCCGTTGTTGCCGCACGGAGAGGCGTGAGTTTCGTCCTCGACGGTCCACCCGGCACCGGAAAAAGTCAGACGATCGCCAACATCATCGCCGATGCGCTGGCAGAAGGGCGCAAAGTCCTATTTGTCAGCGAAAAGGTCTCGGCGCTTGAGGTCGTCAAGCGCCGACTTGATGACGCTGGGCTGGGAGAGTTCTGCCTTGAGTGTCATTCCAGCAAGGCGAATCGAAAAGCCATCCTCGACGAGTTGAAGTGGTGCCTCGATCTGCCGACTGAGGTCTACAACGACGCCAGGCCCAAACTCAAGGAGGCCCATGATCGGCGCCGCGCACTGAATGATTACGTTCGTTCGATTCACCGCGCCAGAGAACCTCTCGGATTATCGGCGTTCGAGTTGTTTGGGCGAGTTAGTCACCTCAATCGACAAGGATTGAGTACAAAGACTCGCTGCAATCTTCCCGCCGTTTCGACCGTCGATCCGTCAACGATGAGTCGGTGGCTGGATCTTCTGGGGCAGGCCAAGGATGTCACGGAGGTCCTCGAAAATCACGATGCCCACCCTTGGCGTGGCTGCTTGCTGACTGCAAGAACGCTGTCGCTCACGGACGATCTGCAATATCACCTCTCGACGCTCATTCGGGCTTTCCGATTGATCGATGAATCGACTCGTCGTCTTTCAACGGCAGGACTCCTCCCATTCCCCGTGTCTCCTGGACGCATGGGAGAACTGTCCAAACTGTTGAAGGAGACTTTGTCGATCCCCGAGGTCCCGCAGAGCTGGTTTCTGAATCCGCAGCGCATTTCCGGCGCGGTACTTCAGCGGATCGAGGCCGATGGCACGATCCTTGACCAGCTGGGCAGACTCGAGAGTTATGTCACCGATGTCGCTGACCACTTTCCAATAGAGGCCGCAGAATGGCTGTCTCAGCCGGTCGCATTGGCTTCATTGGAACGTATAAAATCGCCGGTTCCTTCAACGCTCAGGGCCCAGCGGGACGCCCTCGCAGCGATTCGGTCAACAATCGCGGAGTTGGAGTCGGCGTCGATCGATTCCAATTCCTCGCTGACGACTCTCATTCAGAGACTGACGCTGCCGTTGCGTGCCGCACTCCCGATCGGCTCGATTCCGAAGTTCGCGAAGCTTGCGCGCATCATCGCGGACAGCCTGCCGATGCGGCCGGCCTGGTTCGACGCAGACAGAGTGCCCGCCATTCGCCGTTTGGTTGAGGATTCGCTCTCAAAGGTCGGACGTCTCAAACAGATTCAGGCGGCCTCGACTTCAGTCACTACGGATCAACTGGGCCTGCTTGGCCGTTCTTCGCTGGATCTGGACTCACTGCGGGGCGCATGGAAGCAGGTCTCGCCCCACTGCCCCGGCATCGACCACGCTTCGCTGATTCAGCTTAAGACAATCCTCGCTTCCGCTACAGGAATGCTGCGGCGCATTCAGCCCGCGACAACGGCCTTGCTCGGCAGCGTCGGCGTTTCAACGCCTGTGCCACTCAATCTGTCGCGACTCAAGGCGCTGCTCGAAGCCACCCCATCCGTACTGTCGGCGGCACCGATCCATGGGGCTTGGAACGATGCGACCGTACGAGCCCGTCTCAAACACGCCAGTGAATCGGCGATCGGCGATCTGGCCGAAGCCGCAGAGATTCGAGAACGATTGCAGGAAAGGATGTCACATCGGGCGTTCAAGTCGAGTGCTGCTGACCTGGCGGTTCGGGGAGCCCAGTACGGATCGATTGTCCGTCGATGGACCGGCGGATTCGGAGCATTTCAGAAGGAAGTGTCAGAGCTGTACAAAAACGGTGTCCCCAGTGCGAAGCAACTCTTGGGAGATCTCAGCGATCTGAGGAAGCACCACGCACGAGTCAATGACTGCCGGGAGGCAGCCTCCGAATTGTCAGACTCGTTGCCAAGCAGCCACTCGGCTGAGGACGTAACGGCGTGGACGAAAATCGGTCACGGTGTCACCGCGGTCGAGTTGTTAGCAAGCACTGTTCCAGAGATCGCGACCGCGTTGCCGAAAGCGTCGATTGCCTGTGATGCGGCGAGCGCGAATCGCAGTCTGGAGTCGCTTCAAGCAGATGTCGCTCAAATCGAGTGCCTGCTCCAGGGAACTCCACTTCAGCACACGCTGAACCAAGCGGATGAACTGGAAGTGGTCCTCGCGAAGATCGAAAGGCAGCTGGAGGATGCTGAGACCGTGCTGGAGGGATTCGCGGCGACGCGACACCAGTTTTCTCCGGAGCCGGATCTCAATTCCTGGCTCTCAACTCTGGAGTTGGCAAAGGAGCACGCGAGTCTCAAAGACCAATTAGCCGCAAGTGCCGATTTGAATCCGGAAGTCATGCCTTCCGGGGACAGCGCCGAAGATGCGACTTGGAAACGCATTCGGAGCGGCGTTGAACTCGCCGAAAAGGTTCGCCCGCTGGTCAAGTCGCCAGATCCTGTCATCGAATCCTTTTGTGGCCAGGCTGAGATCGATCCGACAACGATTCATGAGACGGCAGATCGCCTTGAGGAGACACACCAGCGATTTATTCAAGCGCTACAGCAAGCCCTGGAGGTCGTGAATCTTTCTACGACGGAGGCTACCTCAGAGGAGACTCAGCGCCAGACGCTGGAATCACTCTTGGCGAGGGTTCGAGGGATTGGCAGCGGCCTCGACGAGCGCCTCGGCCGTCTCACTCCGCTGGAGAGACTTATCCGAGAGAATACCGACGTTGCCGTTGAGGATCTCCATCAGCATTCCCTAATCGTTGGGGACATCCGCGCTGCACGTTTCCGGAGAATCGAGGCCGACGAGATTCTGACGACCCTGCAGGCTACCCGTCCGGACGAACTTGAGGCTGGTGGATTCGACGCCGCGGACTGGTTGGCAGCAGCAACCGTCACGCCGATTTGCAAATCGGTTGCGACCGACCCACAGGTGCGGAATGAAGTGTCGATCGCCAGCGAAAAGATTCGAGTCGCGGGAAGTCCGGAGTTTGCGGCGGCGTGGAAGTTCTTGCGTTCACTTTTTGATGTGAAGGCCAGCGTCTCCGTCGGCTTCGTCCCTTTCGAGACACCGGTCGGCGAACTCGCCGAACGACTGCAGTCGCTCATTGAGAGTGCGCCAGCCCTCGATGAGTGGTTGAAGTTTTCGCGGTGGCAGCAAGAGATGATTGCAGCAGGCTTCGGCGAGGTCGTATCGGAGTTGATTCGTGGGAGTTTCTCGCCCGAAGAGGCGGTCGACGTCGTCACCGCACGATTCTACCGACAGGTGTTCGATCACCTTGCCGAGAATGATCCACTGCTGCGAGACTTCGATCTCGAAGCTCATGACCGTTTGAGAAAGCGCTTCCGTGAACTCGACGAATGGGAAGTGCGGGCAGCTGCAACCCAGATTCGGCAATACCAACTGGGACGCTCTGATCGTCCGCGGCCAGGTTGGAACATCCCCGTTACTTCGGAATTGGGGATTCTTCAGAAGGAAATCCAGAAGAAGCGACGTCACTTGCCGCTACGCAGGTTGTTTGCCGAGATTCCAGGGGTTCTTCAGCGGCTGAAGCCGTGCATCATGATGAGCCCCCTGTCGGTCAGTACCTTTCTGCAAAGTGAGACCATTCGCTTTGACTTGGTCATCTTCGATGAGGCATCTCAAGTGTTTCCATGGGATGCGATCGGAGCGATTTACCGAGGCTCTCAATTGATCGTCGCGGGGGACGAGCAACAACTTCCGCCGACCGATTTCTTTAGCCGTTCGGAAGGAGAAACGGACGACGAGAACGAGGAAGGGGACGAGATCGGCGACTTTGGAAGCATCTTGAGCGTTTGCAAGAGCATCAACATGCCTGGGAAACGACTACGGTGGCACTACCGTAGTCGGCGCGAACCGCTCATTACTTTCTCGAATCGCCATTTTTACGAAGGCGAACTCGTTACGTTCCCAAGTGTTCGCGACGCCAGTCACGACGCGGTCACGCTAGACCTCGTTCCGGATGGCAAATGGCTCGACCAGAAAAACATCCCTGAGGCGGAGCGCATTGCCGACCTGATCATCGCTCACCATCGGAGCTCTCGGCATGCCTCGTTGGGAGTGATCGCATTCAATCGCAGCCAGCAGCGAGCGATCGAGGACATCCTATTCGAGCGGCGCAAGAAGGACCCCGAGATCGATTCTCTGCTCTCAGCAGGGCTCTCCGAACCCTTGTTCATCAAGAATCTGGAGAACGTTCAGGGAGATGAACGGGACGTCATCCTGCTGTCGATGGGGTTTGCCAGAAATGAGGCCGGGAAGTTCAGCAAGAACTTTGGACCGCTTTCCAGGAAGGGCGGCCAAAGGCGACTAAATGTCGCCGTCACCCGTGCCCGAGAACAACTCACGTTTGTGGCATCGGTACGTGCGGCTGACATGGATCTGACTCCATCCATGAGCCTTGGTGCTCACCTCCTGAAGGCCTACCTGGAGTATGCGGAACGCGGAGTTGACTCGATGGCCAATCAAGCAACGCTCACCAATGGTCAGTCCGAATCGCCCTTTGAACAAGAGGTCGCGACGGCACTGATTGCGCGCGGTCTGGAGCCAGTGCCCCAGGTCGGGTGCGGCGGATTTCGGATCGATCTCGCACTTAAGCATCCCAAGTGGCCCGGACGCTTTTGTCTCGGCATTGAGTGCGATGGAGCGACTTACCATTCGTCGCACACTGCTCGAGATCGTGACCGAATCCGGCAATCTGTCCTGGAGCAACTGGGCTGGCAGATCGTGCGTGTTTGGTCGACGGACTGGGTGCGGCAGCCAGAACGCCAGATTGAGAAGATTCTGAAGGCCTACGAAAAGGCGTCGGTCGTGGAGGAATGGCCACTTCCGGAGGTTGCATCAGCGTCGGCAGAGGAGGCCTCGCCCGATCTTGATTTGCAGCCGCGAATCGTCGAGCAGAAGCAACAGGCGTCACGATCGTTCGGCAGTATCGATGAAGTGTCATCCGAACAGATTCGCACTGTTCTTGCTGAGATCGTTCGTGGCGCCGGGGCCACTCCTGAAGATGATCTGATGCGGCTGGCTGCCCGACAGCTCGGTTTCGGCCGAACCGGGCGGAAGATTCGTGAACGAATCGAGGAGACATTGCACGGCGCGATCCGCTCCGGAACGTTCCAGCGAACGGATGACCGAATTGCTTTAGTCCGATAG